The window AATAGGATATAGTGAAGGGTCTTTTTCAATATTTGGAACAGTATATAAAATCCAAGATAATATTGATCGGCGTCCTATAACCGATTCTGTTGGGTATGATTCTGGAGTTATGTCCGCTGAAAGTTATGGCTACTCCGGTGGAGCAGTGACTATTGATGCTAAATACAATACGCTTTCTAACGTATCAGGAGGATCATCATGTTATTTGTATGGAACTCTATACTTTTCTGAGTCTGACGGCTGGTATGATTACAGTTACGGGCATATGCGTTGGGATATGTCTGGTGATGTATTTTATGATCCCAATCTGTATATAAAGGTTGATAAACCATGTAATCAAGCTATTTTATCCGATTTACCGACAGTTAATATTCCATTACCAAGCATCAACAAATTTTATATTTGGCGGGGTATATCTGGTATATGTGCCAATCGGTCTTGCACTAATGGAAGTTATAATCATACTCGGGTTTTACCTCGTAATGGGTCTATGACTGCTTTGGCAAATGTAATCGCTTGCACATCAAATACAGTCAACAGTTCTACTTGCCGGTCTTTATTTTATAATACTGTACGTGGCACTGATATTCCTTCTGGGTTAATTCCTGACATCCCAGCTGTATGTAATGTGAATTTACCTGATCTGAACTTTGGAACTGTAGGCATGAATGACTGGGCTGGAAACATGGCTCAATCTATAGGCTCAGTATCTTGTACAAAGGATGCATCTATTACCTTTACTGTGGTTGGTGGAGATTCAGTTAAACTGGGCCCTTTTAATGCTTCTATTGGTATAAATGGGAAATTAGGCGGGTCATCGATCGTTAATACGGGGATAGGGGAAGTGACATTCACAATTGATGGACAGCTAAAATCGTCTACAGGGAGTGTTACAGCAGGGGAATATCAAACAAGTGTTGTAGTAATAGGTACAATTAATTGAAATGCATCTTACAATAAATAATAAAGCGACATCAATTTCATTGCTATTTACAAATTGAGTGATGCCATTTGCTCTAATTTTGGATATGCAGGTGCTATCAACGGTATTTTTATTTAGAGAAATGAGTGCATATTAGGCTAATCTTATAAGTAATAGCTACAGAAAGTGAATATGTTCCCATTTCTCAGAAAGTTACTGGACTTATGAAAATTTGGAGTAGTATAGTTAATTTGGTTACCAAGTCATAGGTGATATATTACCTCATAAAAAAACAGGTGACATTTATTGCAAAACGTATAAAACGATTTTTAAGTGCTGAACTTAAACTTGAAGCGACTCAATTTGTCATTGATTAAAATTGTTCCGCGGCCGAAGCTGCCAATGCCATGGGCGTGGGTAAATCAACCATTGAATAATGGGGTCGGCAACTCAAAAACGAGCGTAAAGGTATTTCGCCAAAAGCATCGGCAATGACACCAGAACAAGTTGAAATTCGTGCACTAAAAAAGAAAATTGCTCATCTCGAAAAGCATGACGAGCTCTTAAAGAAGGCTACTTTTCTGGTGATGTCAGACTCCCTGAACAACTTGCGATAATTAAAAAACTGAGCCAAAGCTACCGTATTCAAATATTATGTAGCGTGTTTAGTATTAAACTCTTTTCATATCACAATCCAGTGAATCGGTAAAAATACCCCCAGCGTAATTATTTTTAGCTTCCATAAAAGCGACAAAATATCATTGTGTACTTTTAATTAAACTAAAGTGATGGAAATATAATTTATATATTGGGAATTAGAATGGTTATTTCACTTTGTTAATGATGTGAATTATTTAAATTTGTATATTTTATGATGCTATTTTTATCGGTAATTTAATGAGCTAATAAATTATTAATGATTAATATAATTAAATATAAGTCAATGTAACTGAAATATGCCATGGTTATTTTAAAGGAAATGATTAATTTACTTTTATCTTGTTTGATAAAAAACGTATTCTTCCCTAAAAATAAACTTGGAGGTTTATGTATGTCATTGAATATAGAATTAAAAAACCAATTGGAATCATCTATACTTGATTTAAATCTGCCTGAAAATCCCTATTTTAAATCTCTGACTTCTGGTGAAATGACCCATGAACAATTTTTAAATAGCCAATTAGAATTTGCACCGATGGTTTATTTTTTCAGTAGGCCAATGGCACAAATTATAGCCAATATATCCGATCCTATTTCACGAATTGCCTTGGTGGGGAATCTTTGGGAAGAACACGGTCAAGGTGTTAAGGAAAATGTGCATGGAAATACAATCATAACTTTAATCGAACGTTTAGGTGGTGATATATCCAGTATTGATTTACAGAACCCCCCACCTAATGCTCGGATCTTTAATGAAGCATTACGTGGAGTTTCTTCTTTTTGTGATTTTCGTTTTGCTGCTTCTATGTATGCGGGTATTGAGAGAACATTTGTTGATGTATCGTGCATGATATTTGAAGCGATAGCTAAAGAGGGTTGGCTTCCAGAAGATAAGATCACCCATTATGGCTTACATCGAGAACTGGATATTGAACACTCGGAAGATTTTTTGAAAGTTGTCAATCAATATTGGGATGAACCAAAATATCAATTTATGATTAAAGAAGGTATCAAATTTGGCTGCCAATTATTTGCTAATGCGTATGTTGGTTTTTATCGGAGCATGAGTAAGTAGCTCCAAGGATATTTATTATGCTTAGTAATATAGGTTAAATGTAGAATCTGGCTATTTATGAGCATGGATATTTATTATCATAAATAGCCGATTTTGGTTTGTATATGGCTAACCACTAATATAGTGAGGTTCTGTGCTCATGATATTTCTCAATGAGAACTATATTGGTGGTATTTTGTTTTAAACTCCCCATATAACAATCCACTGAATCGGTAAAAAGATGGAATAAACACCCCACCGCAATTGCTTTTAATTTCCATGATGGCAGTAAAAATATCATCACATACGCGATAGCTGCCCAACCAGTATGTAACGGATGGAAACCAATACCGCAGCGATTAGGATCAAAAATCGGATCGGCCAGTAAATGATCTAAATCGATCGCCATGGTTGCTATCATCAATAATGCCGCTAATTTCCAATTTTTTCGCCAAAATAGATAGCCAAATAAGATTGGCACTAAAAAATGAAAACCGTAGTGCACGATATTGCGAAAAATTTCAAATGCCACAATTAAACCTCTAATGCATTATTTTATTTATTAGCAGATATCTCTTCTTCATGCTTATCTGCCTTGGATTATTCAGTGCGTTTGAGCTAAATGTACTCATTTTCTGGTGGCTAGTGGGCTGCTATTGTATCGAGATTATAACCAAGTCGTATAACGAAAGGGGATTTTTTGTTTCGATATGTAGAGTACATGTTTATCTCCTATCTAATCAGCCAATTTTTCATAGCAAAATTTGTCAATAATCACTATTGTTATCTCTAAATGCATAAGAAGCATAAATCACCTTGATCCCTGATGGTAAACTCAGGTTTAATAAGGGTAATGAATTGCGCAAAAAACTCATCTTTAAGTGATATTTTGCGCAATGGAAAGGATTCAGCTCTGAAATGGCTTAATTTATTGACGATTCGCGGGCACAAATGTAGCGAATAATTGCTGTATGGAGCAAATTGCGTTAGTTTCATAGTTTGCCTATGAAAAAGTGCAATAATTCCGTATTGCGTTGTGAAAATTGGTTTAAGTACGTTTTTATCCGACCTGGAGTATACTAATGACGACTCGTAAAACCCTTGCTAATGCTATCCGCTTTCTAAGTATGGATGCGGTTCAAAAAGCAAAATCAGGGCACCCTGGCGCGCCTATGGGCATGGCCGATATTGCTGAAGTTCTGTGGCGTGACTATATGAATCATAACCCAGCAGATCCACACTGGGCTAACCGTGACCGTTTTGTTCTCTCTAATGGCCATGGTTCAATGCTGATCTATAGCTTGCTGCATCTGACGGGTTATGACTTATCTATCGATGAGCTAAAAAACTTCCGTCAACTCCACTCTAAGACACCAGGCCACCCTGAATATGGCTATACTCCAGGCGTTGAAACCACCACAGGTCCATTAGGGCAAGGTATTGCAAACGCAGTCGGTTTTGCTATCGCTGAACGCACTTTAGCGGCGCAATTTAACCGCCCAGGCCATGACATCGTCGACCATCACACTTATGTGTTCATGGGTGATGGTTGTATGATGGAAGGTATCTCACACGAAGTGTGCTCTCTAGCAGGGACACTGAAATTAAATAAACTGATTGCGTTTTATGATGACAACGGTATCTCTATCGACGGTCATGTACAAGGTTGGTTTACTGATGATACCGCAGCACGTTTTGAAGCTTATGGCTGGCATGTTATTCGTGATATCGATGGTCACGATGCCGATCAAATTCATGCTGCTGTCACAGAAGCACAGCGCGAAACAGATAAACCAACGCTGATTATGTGTAAAACCGTGATCGGTTTTGGTTCCCCAAATAAAGCAGGTACAGAATCTGTTCACGGTGCACCATTAGGTGATGCCGAAATTGCGGCAACACGTAAAAATCTAGACTGGCAGTATGGTCCATTCGAAATCCCACAAGATATCTATCAAGCATGGGATGCCCGTCAAGCTGGTAAAGAAAAACAAGCGGCTTGGAATGATAAGTTCGCCGCTTACGCAAAAGCCTTCCCTGAATTAGCTGAAGAATTTACTCGCCGTATGGCGGGTGAATTGCCTGCTAATTTTGATGCAGAAGCGAAGAAATTTATTGAAAATCTGCAAGCAAATCCTGCCAACATCGCTAGCCGTAAAGCGTCACAAAATGCTTTAGAAGCCTTTGGTAAAGTCTTGCCTGAGTTCTTAGGTGGTTCTGCTGACTTAGCACCAAGTAACTTGACTATGTGGTCTGGCT of the Providencia stuartii genome contains:
- a CDS encoding TenA family transcriptional regulator; the protein is MSLNIELKNQLESSILDLNLPENPYFKSLTSGEMTHEQFLNSQLEFAPMVYFFSRPMAQIIANISDPISRIALVGNLWEEHGQGVKENVHGNTIITLIERLGGDISSIDLQNPPPNARIFNEALRGVSSFCDFRFAASMYAGIERTFVDVSCMIFEAIAKEGWLPEDKITHYGLHRELDIEHSEDFLKVVNQYWDEPKYQFMIKEGIKFGCQLFANAYVGFYRSMSK
- a CDS encoding DUF6122 family protein, producing the protein MAFEIFRNIVHYGFHFLVPILFGYLFWRKNWKLAALLMIATMAIDLDHLLADPIFDPNRCGIGFHPLHTGWAAIAYVMIFLLPSWKLKAIAVGCLFHLFTDSVDCYMGSLKQNTTNIVLIEKYHEHRTSLY
- the tkt gene encoding transketolase yields the protein MTTRKTLANAIRFLSMDAVQKAKSGHPGAPMGMADIAEVLWRDYMNHNPADPHWANRDRFVLSNGHGSMLIYSLLHLTGYDLSIDELKNFRQLHSKTPGHPEYGYTPGVETTTGPLGQGIANAVGFAIAERTLAAQFNRPGHDIVDHHTYVFMGDGCMMEGISHEVCSLAGTLKLNKLIAFYDDNGISIDGHVQGWFTDDTAARFEAYGWHVIRDIDGHDADQIHAAVTEAQRETDKPTLIMCKTVIGFGSPNKAGTESVHGAPLGDAEIAATRKNLDWQYGPFEIPQDIYQAWDARQAGKEKQAAWNDKFAAYAKAFPELAEEFTRRMAGELPANFDAEAKKFIENLQANPANIASRKASQNALEAFGKVLPEFLGGSADLAPSNLTMWSGSKPLNEDKAGNYIHYGVREFGMSAIMNGIALHGGFVPYGATFLMFVEYARNAVRMAALMKVRSIFVYTHDSIGLGEDGPTHQPVEQLASLRVTPNMNTWRPCDQVESAVAWKYAIERKDGPSALIFSRQNLEQQPRTAKQLAEIEKGAYILKDSDGQPELIFIATGSEVELAVKAADQLTGEGRKVRVVSMPSTEVFDKQDAAYREAVLPSSVTKRVAIEAGIADYWFKYTGLNGAIVGMHTFGESAPAEELFKEFGITVESAVKAAKSLLK